A region from the Dendropsophus ebraccatus isolate aDenEbr1 chromosome 1, aDenEbr1.pat, whole genome shotgun sequence genome encodes:
- the DLD gene encoding dihydrolipoyl dehydrogenase, mitochondrial yields the protein MHSWSRVYCTLSKKTHISHVSPGLKRICAIPLRHYSDQPLEADVTVIGSGPGGYVAAIKAAQLGFQTVCVEKNETLGGTCLNVGCIPSKALLNNSYLYHLAHGKDFASRGIEVTGIRLNLEKMMEQKSGAVKSLTGGIAHLFKQNKVAHVQGFGKITGKNQVTATKADGSTQVINTKNILIATGSEVTPFSGIEIDEETVVSSTGALSLKKVPEKMVVIGAGVIGVELGSVWQRLGADVTAVEFLGHVGGIGIDMEISKNFQRILQKQGLKFKLNTKVTGATRRADGQIDVSIEAAAGGKAEVITCDVLLVCIGRRPFTQSLGLQELGIELDNRGRIPINSRFQTKIPNIHAIGDVVAGPMLAHKAEDEGIICVEGMAGGAVHIDYNCVPSVIYTHPEVAWVGKSEEQLKEEGVEYKVGKFPFAANSRAKTNADTDGLVKILSHKSTDRMLGAHILGSGAGEMINEAALAMEYGASCEDVARVCHAHPTVSEAFREANLAASFGKAINF from the exons AAGACTCACATAAGCCACGTCAGCCCTGGGTTGAAAAGAATATGTGCTATTCCCCTCCGACACTACTCCGACCAACCAT TGGAGGCTGATGTTACAGTCATTGGCTCTGGTCCAGGAGGATATGTTGCCGCAATCAAAGCTGCCCAGCTTGGCTTCCAG ACTGTTTGTGTGGAGAAAAATGAAACTCTTGGTGGAACCTGTTTGAACGTTGGATGCATTCCATCTAAG GCTTTGCTGAACAACTCCTATCTGTATCATTTAGCTCATGGAAAAGATTTTGCAAGCAGAGGAATTGAAG TGACTGGGATTCGCCTAAATCTAGAGAAGATGATGGAACAGAAAAGTGGGGCTGTAAAGTCACTTACAGGTGGAATTGCTCATCTCTTCAAACAGAATAAG GTTGCACATGTTCAAGGCTTTGGAAAAATCACAGGGAAAAACCAAGTAACTGCAACAAAAGCAGATGGCAGCACTCAAGTCATCAATACAAAGAACATTCTTATAGCAACTGGATCTGAGGTTACCCCTTTTTCAGGAATTGAG ATTGATGAAGAAACTGTGGTGTCGTCCACTGGTGCATTATCACTGAAAAAAGTGCCTGAAAAAATGGTGGTCATTGGTGCTGGTGTAATTGGGGTGGAATTG GGATCTGTGTGGCAACGTTTGGGAGCAGATGTTACAGCAGTTGAATTTTTGGGAcatgttggtggaatagggatTGACATGGAAATTTCCAAAAATTTCCAGAGAATCCTTCAAAAACAGGGTCTGAAATTTAAGCTGAACACAAAGGTCACTGGTGCGACTAGGAGAGCAGATGGGCAAATTGATGTTTC TATTGAAGCAGCAGCTGGTGGGAAGGCAGAAGTAATAACCTGTGATGTTTTACTCGTGTGCATTGGCCGTCGTCCCTTCACCCAAAGCCTTGGTTTGCAAGAGCTTGGAATTGAGCTGGATAACAGGGGAAGGATTCCGATCAACTCTAGGTTCCAGACAAAAATTCCAAA TATACATGCAATTGGCGATGTCGTAGCTGGACCAATGTTGGCCCATaaagctgaagatgaaggtataaTCTGTGTGGAAGGCATGGCCGGTGGAGCAGTCCACATTGACTACAACTGTGTGCCATCTGTGATCTACACTCACCCTGAGGTGGCTTGGGTTGGAAAATCAGAGGAACAGTTAAAAGAAGAG ggtGTGGAATACAAAGTTGGGAAGTTCCCATTTGCTGCCAATAGCAGGGCTAAGACAAATGCAGACACAGACGGTTTGGTGAAAATCCTGAGTCACAAGTCAACTGACAGAATGCTGGGTGCACATATTCTCGGATCA GGTGCTGGTGAAATGATTAATGAAGCTGCTCTTGCCATGGAATATGGAGCCTCCTGTGAAGATGTAGCCAGAGTGTGCCATGCTCATCCA ACTGTATCGGAAGCCTTCAGAGAAGCAAATCTGGCTGCATCATTTGGGAAAGCCATAAATTTTTAG